Proteins found in one Mytilus edulis chromosome 2, xbMytEdul2.2, whole genome shotgun sequence genomic segment:
- the LOC139510511 gene encoding carbohydrate sulfotransferase 11-like — translation MYVNDEYKFIFCMMPKLACTNWKRIFLALSDNFPNKDFVINKMGSGDVHDTWPKHGNTLDKYSYSDIQTKLQTYKKIVFVRDPFERLLSAFKDKMFRKDTPVFKNIAEKIIRLKRSKEVNHSDAIKFVEFVKYLTDPDTFESSYEQHWAKYENLCQPCLMNYDFVGKFETMKNDISRTFKYLGIKIFNETVFPDRSVSYKNTESSKITQTFYNQLPKTYLKKLWHLYKIDFHMFSYHMPDYLSGIDN, via the coding sequence ATGTATGTAAATGACGAGTACAAATTTATCTTTTGTATGATGCCGAAATTGGCATGTACAAACTGGAAGAGAATATTTCTAGCGTTAAGTGATAACTTTCCAAATAAAGATTTCGTGATAAATAAAATGGGGTCTGGTGATGTGCATGACACCTGGCCGAAACATGGAAACACCCTGGATAAATATTCCTACTCTGACATTCAGACAAAGCTGCAAACATACAAGAAAATTGTCTTTGTTCGTGATCCTTTCGAAAGGCTACTCTCAGCTTTTAAAGACAAAATGTTTCGAAAAGACACACcggtttttaaaaatattgcagAGAAAATAATCAGATTAAAGAGAAGTAAAGAAGTTAACCATAGTGACGCGATAAAATTTGTTGAGTTTGTTAAATATTTAACTGACCCAGATACCTTTGAGTCATCTTATGAACAGCACTGGGCAAAATACGAGAATCTATGTCAACCTTGTTTGATGAATTACGATTTCGTCGGTAaatttgaaacaatgaaaaatgaCATTTCAAGGACCTTCAAATACCTTGgaattaaaatattcaatgagACAGTTTTCCCCGACAGAAGCGTATCTTACAAGAATACAGAAAGTTCCAAAATCACTCAAACATTTTACAACCAATTACCTAAAACGTATCTGAAAAAACTTTGGCATCTGTATAAAattgattttcatatgttttcttaTCATATGCCAGATTATTTGTCCGGCATCGATAATTAA